The Desulfonatronum lacustre DSM 10312 region GCCACGCCGATGGCGTAGGCCACCTGCACTTCGCAGCGGTCGGCCAAGCCCGCGGCGACCACGTTCTTGGCGATGTAGCGGGCCATGTAGGCTCCGGAACGGTCCACCTTGGACGGGTCCTTGCCGGAAAATGCTCCGCCGCCGTGGTTGCCCATGCCGCCGTAGGTGTCCTGGATGATCTTACGTCCGGTCAGCCCGCAGTCGGCCAAGGGGCCGCCCAGGACGAAGCGTCCGGTGGTGTTGATGAAAATCCGCGTTTTCTCGTCGAGCATTTCCTCGGGCAAGCTCTTGAAGATGACTTCCTTCTTGATGGCCTCCACCAGGTCCGCGTAGGCGATATTCTCGTTATGCTGGCAGGCGATGACCACATTGTCGACCCGCTTGGGCTTGCCCTGCTCGTATTGGATGCAGACCTCGGTTTTGCCGTCGGGGCGCAGAAAGTCGAGAATGTTGTTCTTGCGAACATAGGCCAGGCGGCGGGAAAGTTTGTGGGAATAGAATATTGGAGCAGGCATCAGGGTCGCGGTCTCGTTCACGGCGAAACCGAACATCATGCCCTGGTCTCCGGCTCCTTGTTCCTCGGGCTTGGTTCGGTCCACGCCCATGGCGATATCCACGGACTGTTTGTCGATGGAGGAAATCACGGCACAGGTGTCCGCGTCGAAGCCCATCTCGGAACTCGTGTAGCCGATCTCCCGGACGGTTTCCCTGACGATTTTGGGCAAATCCGCGTAGGCGTTGGTGGAAATCTCACCGGCGATGAAGGCTAGGCCCGTGGTCACCAGAGTTTCGCAGGCCACACGGGCCGTGGGATCCTGAGCGATGATGCAGTCC contains the following coding sequences:
- the metK gene encoding methionine adenosyltransferase, coding for MHGNTSSYLFTSESVTEGHPDKVADQISDAVLDCIIAQDPTARVACETLVTTGLAFIAGEISTNAYADLPKIVRETVREIGYTSSEMGFDADTCAVISSIDKQSVDIAMGVDRTKPEEQGAGDQGMMFGFAVNETATLMPAPIFYSHKLSRRLAYVRKNNILDFLRPDGKTEVCIQYEQGKPKRVDNVVIACQHNENIAYADLVEAIKKEVIFKSLPEEMLDEKTRIFINTTGRFVLGGPLADCGLTGRKIIQDTYGGMGNHGGGAFSGKDPSKVDRSGAYMARYIAKNVVAAGLADRCEVQVAYAIGVAEPISTLVTSWGTGVVSDEVLTKAVREVFDLRPFYISKRLDLQRPVYKKASIYGHFGREDVDFTWETTDAVADLRTAAKI